From Aedes albopictus strain Foshan chromosome 1, AalbF5, whole genome shotgun sequence, one genomic window encodes:
- the LOC134284023 gene encoding glutamic acid-rich protein-like produces the protein MLSASTQNDECMRPSPVVLNKYHENDISMNASLAEKSSSSSNEDTIACNEDPFEGVLVWPRVNENTHGKKRRKQEHVPSVATSDRWLQWYNKKDSDKKQEELAKKDRIEKRKLIKQQKEEKKEEQRLEKIEKKRLRDEEKELRLANKENAKRAKTVKPSKRKQNSNDKNSKRFLKINIG, from the exons atgctatcggcgagcacgcaGAACGACGAGTGCATGAGACCCagtccagtggttctcaacaagtACCATG AAAACGACATCTCAATGAATGCTAGCCTCGCTGAAAAAAGTTCTAGCTCCAGTAATGAAGATACCATCGCTTGTAATGAAGACCCGTTTGAAGGTGTTTTGGTGTGGCCAAGGGTTAACGAGAACACCCATGGAAAAAAACGACGTAAGCAGGAGCACGTTCCCTCCGTTGCCACAAGTGATAGGTGGCTGCAATGGTACAACAAAAAGGATTCGGACAAGAAACAGGAAGAGCTTGCAAAGAAAGATCGGATTGAAAAACGAAAGTTGATCAAACAGCAAAAAGAAGAGAAAAAAGAAGAACAAAGACTAGAGAAGATCGAGAAAAAGAGGCTGAGGGATGAAGAGAAGGAATTGAGGCTGGCGaataaggaaaatgcaaaaagAGCTAAGACTGTGAAACCGTCTAAACGCAAACAAAACTCCAATGATAAGAACAGCAAGCGTTTCCTCAAAATCAACATTGGTTAA
- the LOC109424846 gene encoding protein cereblon yields MENDDPVEERSEEASNRVVTSAAAERNEGNSEAAADVLRNAPSPAAVPVAAQQDGDGNGQPHPEERAWDVEDLEAAVQDADSDDTRPWGDESPPNSDPAGSWGRESPEAVAPWGDESPAADDARPWGEESPPNVEPGAPWGYEEDMADAVVQEDFVPWGEEDRVEDGQDAIIVPWGDESPQSPEPAAAQDGDSDVSIVDGGAESSSENGMDRSSNSSENGLDDSDADRLFDDYIQNREQQQDAEIYNTELPTEHAYLGKLERVEGVDYLEPGKTYCLPVYSHHSIVFPGEVVPMILNAASLNYEDQSDGVKFGLLFRTTFPNNYIYGVTCQVFERGEQDLNGSIILKTVAQQRFHVVRQVPNRRAEVKILPEIILPDPLLSSCSNLMKRHAVSNSKKYSHRFKSFVSHAMTWPKFVYDFYGTEDVLTKVDRYLAFLKITSVPSDPVKLSFWLARNIPIDERDRKLIYQADAVISRMLIINKSLDHMCYFLCKRCDNEIGSYNDIFAMNKQGVQTSYCNPSGYVHETLTIYKTKENSTFTVDRPSTEFSWFPGYSWQITLCCNCRQHLGWKFVATKNNYLPKSFYGLSGNNIKVKSVNEPSTSRRAGTDRAQTPAVDSEEAEDQRQMQLQQQQRVRRIQQLRRQQRRQQRMDQGEVVANEDEDDDDDISDDDLVYEVIDFGRQNRAAININANADAAVQANAPVLMLERIDDEETEEGADDEEDEDRFQDARE; encoded by the exons ATGGAAAACGATGACCCCGTAGAAGAACGTTCGGAGGAAGCTTCCAATCGGGTTGTGACAAGTGCAGCGGCGGAACGCAATGAAGGTAACAGTGAAGCTGCTGCTGATGTGTTGCGAAACGCGCCGTCTCCTGCTGCGGTGCCAGTGGCGGCTCAACAGGACGGAGACGGAAATGGGCAGCCACATCCGGAGGAACGCGCTTGGGACGTCGAAGATCTCGAAGCAGCAGTTCAGGATGCGGATTCTGAT GACACACGCCCTTGGGGTGATGAGAGCCCTCCCAACTCGGACCCGGCAGGTTCTTGGGGACGTGAAAGTCCTGAAGCAGTAGCTCCTTGGGGCGACGAGAGTCCCGCTGCAGACGATGCACGCCCTTGGGGCGAGGAAAGTCCGCCCAATGTGGAACCAGGAGCTCCTTGGGGGTATGAGGAGGATATGGCTGACGCAGTAGTTCAGGAAGACTTTGTTCCTTGGGGTGAAGAGGATCGTGTAGAAGACGGTCAGGATGCAATAATAGTACCCTGGGGTGACGAAAGCCCACAGAGCCCCGAGCCGGCAGCTGCTCAAGATGGGGACTCCGATGTGAGCATCGTTGATGGCGGTGCGGAATCTTCATCGGAGAACGGAATGGACCGTTCTAGTAATTCCTCGGAAAATGGACTGGACGACTCCGATGCGGATCGACTGTTTGATGATTATATTCAAAACCGCGAGCAGCAGCAGGATGCAGAAATTTACAATACAGAACTTCCAACGGAACATGCG TATCTCGGAAAGCTGGAACGTGTCGAAGGAGTTGACTACTTAGAACCAGGAAAAACTTACTGTCTTCCGGTATACAGCCATCATTCGATTGTGTTCCCGGGAGAGGTCGTTCCAATGATTCTCAATGCTGCCTCGCTAAACTACGAAGACCAATCGGATGGCGTAAAATTTGGACTGCTGTTCAGGACAACATTCCCGAACAACTACATTTACGGAGTCACCTGTCAGGTGTTCGAGAGAGGCGAACAAGACTTGAACGGATCAATCATCCTCAAAACTGTGGCCCAGCAGAGGTTCCATGTCGTTCGTCAAGTGCCCAACCGAAGGGCGGAAGTGAAAATCCTGCCGGAGATAATCCTCCCGGATCCGCTGCTGAGTAGCTGTTCCAACCTGATGAAACGCCACGCGGTCAGCAATAGCAAAAAGTACTCGCACCGGTTCAAGTCTTTCGTTTCGCATGCAATGACGTGGCCAAAGTTCGTGTACGATTTCTACGGCACGGAAGACGTGCTCACTAAAGTGGATCGGTATCTGGCGTTCCTGAAGATAACCAGCGTGCCGAGCGATCCCGTCAAATTGTCCTTCTGGCTGGCCCGGAATATTCCCATTGACGAGCGGGATCGCAAGTTGATCTACCAGGCCGATGCCGTGATAAGCCGGATGTTGATCATCAACAAATCGCTGGATCAT ATGTGCTACTTTTTGTGCAAACGGTGCGACAATGAGATCGGTAGCTATAACGACATATTTGCCATGAACAAGCAAGGCGTTCAGACGAGCTACTGCAACCCGTCCGGATATGTGCACGAAACACTGACCATTTACAAGACGAAGGAAAACTCGACCTTCACCGTGGATCGACCGTCGACGGAGTTCAGCTGGTTTCCGGGGTACTCGTGGCAGATAACG CTCTGCTGCAACTGCCGGCAACACCTGGGATGGAAGTTTGTGGCCACCAAGAACAACTATCTGCCGAAAAGTTTCTATGGCCTGTCTGGAAACAACATCAAAGTGAAATCAGTCAACGAACCGAGTACTTCCCGTCGGGCTGGCACAGACCGGGCACAGACCCCAGCCGTGGATAGCGAAGAAGCCGAAGACCAACGGCAGAtgcagctgcagcagcagcaacgcgTCCGACGGATACAGCAGCTGCGGCGGCAACAGCGCCGCCAGCAGCGAATGGACCAAGGGGAAGTGGTCGCCAATGAGGacgaagacgatgacgacgacattAGTGACGATGATCTGGTGTACGAGGTGATCGATTTCGGCCGCCAGAACCGAGCCGCAATCAACATTAATGCCAATGCCGATGCTGCCGTACAAGCTAATGCTCCGGTTTTGATGCTGGAGAGAATCGATGACGAAGAAACCGAGGAGGGAGCAGACGACGAGGAAGACGAGGATCGATTTCAGGATGCGAGGGAGTGA
- the LOC109414601 gene encoding dnaJ homolog subfamily C member 8: MAHSSFHEEDRFNDFYSEVKEIEKRDSVLTSQQQIDRLLRPGATYFNLNPFEVLHLEPDTPIEQIKKKYRTLSILIHPDKNPDNQERAQQAFEVVNKAWKTLENEATRKQCLDVYEEAKGRTDLMITEKRKKLRKEGKHEAIPEDDPSKYKHAVYVMVMKLFADMERRRQQLDLRDQEERKRKREQEIEEEEQRNFQKEWQKNFEESRQNRVNSWQSFQASASSSSKPKKAKKTKYTSFNPPKIKPESR, translated from the exons ATGGCGCATAGTTCCTTCCACGAAGAAGATCGATTCAACGACTTTTACAGCGAG GTGAAGGAAATCGAGAAGCGCGACTCGGTGCTCACTTCCCAGCAGCAGATCGATCGGCTGCTACGTCCCGGTGCTACGTACTTCAATTTGAATCCGTTCGAGGTGCTGCATCTAGAACCGGACACTCCCATCGaacaaattaagaaaaagtacCGCACACTGTCCATTCTGATCCATCCGGATAAAAATCCGGACAACCAGGAACGTGCCCAGCAGGCATTCGAGGTGGTCAATAAAGCTTGGAAGACGCTGGAAAATGAAGCCACTCGGAAGCAGTGTCTGGATGTTTACGAGGAAGCAAAAGGACGTACCGATTTGATGATCACGGAAAAGCGGAAAAAGCTGCGCAAGGAAGGAAAGCATGAGGCAATTCCGGAGGATGATCCCAGCAAATACAAGCACGCGGTGTACGTGATGGTGATGAAACTGTTTGCCGACATGGAACGGCGCCGGCAGCAGTTGGATCTGCGTGACCAGGAGGAACGAAAACGTAAGCGGGAGCAGGAGATCGAAGAGGAAGAACAGCGCAACTTCCAAAAGGAGTGGCAGAAGAACTTTGAGGAATCTCGCCAGAATCGTGTCAACAGCTGGCAAAGTTTTCAGGCCTCCGCCTCCTCGTCGAGTAAACCGAAGAAGGCCAAAAAGACCAAGTACACCTCATTTAACCCACCCAAGATCAAGCCGGAATCGCGATAA